TTCCGAAGCGGGATTGGCCAAGCTGCTGGATGCCACACCGTGGGAGATCAGCCACACCATCCATCCCCATCCGACCTTGTCCGAGGTCTTCGGGGAGGCGGCGCTGGCGGTGGAGGGAGAGGCGATCCACGCGGGTTGATCAAGGCGCAGTGAAAAGGAGGGACCCCCCAATGGGTGAAGCGCGTCATCATTCCCTGGGTTTGAGCGATGAGCAAGTGTTGGACATGTACCGGTACATGCTCCTGGCGCGGAAGATTGACGAACGGATGTGGCTGTTGAACCGGGCGGGGAAAATCCCCTTCGTGATTTCCTGCCAGGGACAGGAAGCGATTCAGGTGGGCGCCGCCTTTGCCCTGGATCGGGAAAAGGATTGGCTGTGCCCCTATTACCGGGACATGGGCATGGTGCTGGTTTTCGGCCAGACGGCGAAGGAACTGATGCTTTCCGCCTTTGCCAAGGCGGAGGATCCCAACAGCGGGGGAAGGCAGATGCCGGGTCATTTCGGCGACAGCCGGTTCCGCATCCTGTCCGGGTCCAGCCCCGTGACGACCCAGCTGCCCCACGCGGTGGGGATCGGATACGCGGCGAAGCTGGAGGGAAAGGATCTGGTGGTGCTGACGTGCTGCGGCGAAGGCTCCAGCAACCAGGGCGATTTCCACGAGGCCTGCAACTTCGCCGGGGTTCACAATCTGCCCGTCATTTTTCTGGTGCAAAACAACAAATATGCCATTTCGGTGCCGCTCAAGAAACAGGTGGCCGGAGGAAAAGTGTACAAGCGGGCTGAAGGTTACGGATTTCCGGGAGTCCGCGTCGACGGAAA
This DNA window, taken from Planifilum fulgidum, encodes the following:
- a CDS encoding thiamine pyrophosphate-dependent dehydrogenase E1 component subunit alpha is translated as MGEARHHSLGLSDEQVLDMYRYMLLARKIDERMWLLNRAGKIPFVISCQGQEAIQVGAAFALDREKDWLCPYYRDMGMVLVFGQTAKELMLSAFAKAEDPNSGGRQMPGHFGDSRFRILSGSSPVTTQLPHAVGIGYAAKLEGKDLVVLTCCGEGSSNQGDFHEACNFAGVHNLPVIFLVQNNKYAISVPLKKQVAGGKVYKRAEGYGFPGVRVDGNDPLKVYEVVKKAVERARRGEGPTLIEAVAYRLVPHSSDDDDRSYRSREEVEEARKNDSLLLFRNYLVDAGILTEEKERELTERIVREVDEATEYAEAAPYPEPEDLYKHVYAE